In Pan paniscus chromosome 1, NHGRI_mPanPan1-v2.0_pri, whole genome shotgun sequence, the DNA window AATGTTTGAAAGCAGGTTGGAGATGGAGATCATTCAGTAGAATTTGTTAGAGGAATATAGATTTGGAGagattgaaaaatatttgaatctcTGTGAAGCAGTGATTGTATATCAGGAATGATAAAACACTTGGTAATAAGAACTTAACAAATGtgtagcctttttaaaaattaaactgtttttAGTAAAACATGGTCAGTGTATGTGAGGTATAGGGTGTTTGAGTTTTTAATGCATTACTTTCCATGCATGTCATTTCCagttttgttgatttgttttttggtttggtttgtttgctttttatatgcGGCGAAGCGGTGCATCCAGGAATGGGGCCTTGGCCCAAGCAGAGCTTCTCTGGAGGTGCAGTCAGccagggcagctctgcccctcccCACAGTCAGCCAGGGCAGCTCTGTCCCTCCCCACAGTCAGCCAGGGCAGCTCTTCCCCTCCCTACAGTCAGCCAGGGCAGCTCTGTCCCTCCCCACAGTCAGCCAGGGCAGCTCTTCCCCTCCCTACAGTCAGccagggcagctctgcccctccgCACAGTCAGccagggcagctctgcccctccgCACAGTCAGCCAGGGCAGCTCTTCCCCTCCCTACAGTCAGCCAGGGCAGCTCTGTCCCTCCCTACAGTCAGccagggcagctctgcccctccgCACAGTCAGccagggcagctctgcccctccgCACAGTCAGccagggcagctctgcccctcccCACAGTCAGCCAGGGCAGCTCTGTCCCTCCCCACAGTCAGCCAGGGCAGCTCTTCCCCTCCGCACAGTCAGccagggcagctctgcccctccgCACAGTCAGCCAGGGCAGCTCTGTCCCTCCCTACAGTCAGccagggcagctctgcccctccgCACAGTCAGccagggcagctctgcccctccgCACAGTCAGCCAGGGCAGCTCTTCCCCTCCCTACAGTCAGCCAGGGCAGCTCTGTCCCTCCCCACATCCCATCTCGAAATATATCTGTATTCCAACAAGGAAAAATGGGATAGCATGTGGGTAGTCTAGGCAGTGAGTAAACATCAGATGTCCTCTTGTAGCAACTATCtatatgttgttattattttctatcttaaatgttctcgaatgtttatatttcagtaaacCTCTACctcgtcacacacacacacgaatatatatatatggccaaaATTATGGAAATAAGACTATTTGCAGAGCTAAAAATTGAAACAGGtaatatatacacaatatttaGAGTTGCAGAGGAGAAGGCTCTtgtacccattcattcattccacttaatatttattgtgtacaggAAGTACACAACTGTTAAGCCCTGAACTGCGAGGTGTACAGTTGTGAACAATAGGAAGTCCCTGCCATGTGGAATTTAGGTTGTAGAATATGGATAAGCAATTACAATGTTTTTGACAGTAAGGAGTACTGTGAAGACAGTAAAGAGCCTAGAGAAGGATGACAAGTTGAGTAGAAGCAGCTGAGCAGTAGTTACTAGGAAGTTGGAGAACTGTGGGATTCAGTCCAGTTGGAATGATTGTTTCCTGTTACTACTAAATATTTTGCACTTAGTTAGCATAAGTGATGATAATGAATGAGCAGTCCTCTGATGCAGGCTTTTGTATTTTCCACCATCACAGGTGTGGTTCCTCAGAGTGCACCACCAGTGCCAACAGCCTCTTCCCGGTTCCATTTCCCACCTCTGGACACCCATTCTCCAACCAATGATGTGCAGCCGGGACGGTTCTCTGCTAGCTCCCTAACTGCTTCTGGCCAGGAGTCCAGTAATGGTACTGATAGAAAGACTGAGCTTTCAGAGCTGGAGGATGGCTCAGCTGCTGACTGGCGCCGGGGTGTGGATCCCATGTCCTCCAGGAATGCCATTGGTGGAGGAGGGATTGGCCATCAGAAACGCAAGCCTGACATAATGCTTCCTCTGTTTGCTAGGCCAGGGATGTACCCTGACGCCCACAGTCCCTTCGCTGTCTCTCCACTCCCTGGCCGCGGAGGTGTCCTTAATGTCCCCATTTCACCAGCCCTCTCCCTGACTCCCACCATCTTCTCCTATAGCCCATCACCAGGCCTGAGCCCTTTCACCAGCAGCAGCTGCTTCTCCTTCAACCCTGAGGAAATGAAACACTACCTTCATTCTCAAGCTTGTTCTGTGTTCAACTACCATCTGAGTCCTCGGACTTTTCCCCGTTACCCGGGGCTCATGGTTCCACCACTGCAGTGCCAAATGCATCCTGAGGAGTCAACTCAGTTCTCCATCAAGCTGCAGCCCCCACCAGTTGGGCGGAAGAACCGGGAGAGGGTTGAGAGCAGCGAGGAGTCAGCACCAGTCACCACGCCCACCATGGCTTCTATTCCCCCAAGAATCAAGGTGGAACCTGCCTCTGAAAAGGATCCTGAGAGCCTCAGGCAGTCGGCACGAGAGAAGGAGGAGCACACTCAAGAAGAGGGCACTGTGCCAAGCAGGACCATTGAAGAGGAAAAAGGCACCATCTTTGCCCGTCCTGCTGCACCACCCATCTGGCCCTCTGTGCCCATTAGCACCCCAAGTGAAGAACCTCTGGAGGTGACTGAAGACATTGAGGACAGGCCTGGCAAAGAGCCCAGTGCACCTGAGAAGAAAGAAGATGCACTGATGCCCCCCAAGCTTCGGTTGAAGCGGCGCTGGAATGATGACCCTGAAGCCCGAGAGCTGAGCAAGAGTGGCAAGTTTCTCTGGAATGGGTCAGGACCCCAGGGCTTGGCAACAGCAGCTGCTGATGCTTAGAACTGGAAGTGGATTAGGAGCTGTTTATACTATAAtcaaatacatacatgtatttatgtAGCAAGATTTCAGGGTGGGGGGGAGGGAGTTAAACTGGTTTGATCATTCTAGGGGCATAgacttgtatttttatgttttggggATGGGATGGGGTTATCTTCTGTTGTAAATTAGGTGGGATATGAACACACTTATTTTCCTGGTGAGTAGGACACAGGGAGGGTATTGAACTCAAAGGAGAAGGAGCCTCTATATCCTGTTGAGGCTTATACTTTCTGACAAGGAAACTCCCAAAGGGCCAAGATACTTTTTGGTCCCATGATAGTCAGGTTCcagacttctttcttttctattgtatttGTATGTGGAAAGccattaatgaatttattttgctCCAAGAGATACACATAAAAGGGAAAAGGGCATGGTTGGGAGGTTGAGCAGTAAGAGACCATTAATACTAAGTATTTTGCCTGAAATGCTTCTTTATAATTGTTTCAGGGAAGGAATAAGATAATCTCAGACTTACTGGGGTGGGGCTTGGGGAATGTTTGGATgttgctctttttcttcttccttttttttttttttttttttggttggtggtgtttggcatttttttcttttcctttttaaagaaaatgttttcaggaaACATGAACAAACATACTGCCAATTATAGTGGGGCTGGGAAGGCACAGGAGCTGGCGACCTCTCAGCTGCATAGTTGGGACGGCAAACCCTGCTGTGAGCTTCTCAGACTTTTCACCTACTTCACCTATTAAGAAGCCATGAGGAGTTGTAAACTCTTGTTCAGGGAAGAAAAGAGGGCAGGAGGAAGTAACCCAATGCCTTTAAAtacaaaacagatgaaaaacaaaatactcatttttccttttctattgtgGGTTTGGGGAGCCAAACCAAGTGTGACTGTGAGCACGTTCACTGAGAGGCATGACAACATTATTGAAGAGGTCTTTCCATTATGTCTGgttctcttattttcttaagtCAAGCCTTAACTATGAACATACTTTAAGATGATACGGGTCTGTCACCATAAACCTGTAAAAGGGCATCGACAGCTTTTCAGATAATCCAGGAATGTTGAGACATGGCTAAGTTTCTAGCTGATACTTAGTCATTCCCTCTTGATATTGTTGGGATGGGTAGCCAAAAGGCAGGCTTGTGGGAGTTAAGAGCCAATGATACCTGGAAATATGGGAGGTAGCTGGGGGTACAAGTGGATGTTGAGACTGAAGGAAGAGGTGGAAAGAAGACACAGAAGGCACCCAGATGCCAAAAGGCCTGGCATGAATGAAAGAGTTGGCGTCTGTCCTGTTGTGGTGTTCCCATTCTTGCCATACCCATTTGCCCAGATTGTTCTGATTCTCATGTTCAATTGACTATCCCACATGAGACTACAGTTTATAGGCAGTGAGGAATTGTTTCTTCCTGGGAAATGTCCTTCCAACAACCTCAGAGGAATGGGAAAGTGTTAATCTTACGTGAAGCAAAGGAGCCTGGACTAGgggcagagagaaagaagcagCAGCCCACCTTCTGTGTGTTTGCACATGTGCCTATGTCGTGTACATTGGTACCTGACTGTGCTCAGATCTGCGTCGCAGCAGCGAGAGAAGAAATCACTCCATATCCAATGAGAGGAAGGGTGGCACAGAGATGGTGTCTACAATTAGAGACATTTCTGACTCCACCTTAGCCTAAGCAAACTTTATATACTGAGTAACATTTGAAGGTTGTCTTTTAATGGTGGGgggtgttttttcctttttaaactacAGTGCTTGCACAAGAGAGGGAGGGACTCAGAAAAGGTTAGGGCAGGTGAGGGAGACAGTAGATGGCCTGGGATGACTTGAGTCCATCATACTATTGCTTGGCAGGTGTCCTCCCCCATGTTTGATTCAAATTCCATGAGTGACCTACCTTTCCCCAGGAATGGGACTGAGAGGGTAGTCCCCAGCAACTCAGTCTGCACAGGACTCCCCGTTCAGGCTGCCTTTGGTGGTTGTGCTTTTGTAAGTTTCTCTGCACTTCGACTTACCTCTGAATCAGAAAGCAAGCCCAGCAGGTGAATGAGGGATGTCTGCTTGGCATTGCCCAATCTAACCAGGGAGGCTGGCTGGCCACCCACTGTCCGCTAGAGGGGAGAGCCAGCAGGTGTTGGTATGAACTCAGGAATAGAAACACGAGGCCTTTTTAAATACGAGGGAGAAGAATCCATGATGCATACCTGTAACCCCCTAGAACCCAAGTGCCAGAATTCCTAGATGCTGCTTCTGTTTGAACAAAATGTCACTGCTTTTACACTTGAAAAAAACACACTCGAAAAATGTTCAActccatgaaaaatattttttggctttAAGAAATTGTTTGGTGTTCAACTGTTTCCTTTGATTGCCATTCCACCAGTAAATTGTTGGTTGACTTGCACTGCActctggggttggggttgggaggGGAGGGTCCTTATACAGAGCCGAACCTGGGGTTGCTCAGGAAGTGGGCCAGGGAATGTGGAAGTCGTTGACATTGCCTGGGCCAAAAGAGTGGGAGATAGTTTTTCTCCCCTCAGCCCACTCCTGGTAGCACCTGTCGCCAGCCTGGTACAAAGCCAGGCCTTTTTCTTCTGTGAGCATCTCATCACTGTCCAGCAGCAGGTGGAAAAAGGGGGACAACAACCAGACCTA includes these proteins:
- the LOC100993377 gene encoding ETS translocation variant 3 translates to MKAGCSIVEKPEGGGGYQFPDWAYKTESSPGSRQIQLWHFILELLQKEEFRHVIAWQQGEYGEFVIKDPDEVARLWGRRKCKPQMNYDKLSRALRYYYNKRILHKTKGKRFTYKFNFNKLVMPNYPFINIRSSGVVPQSAPPVPTASSRFHFPPLDTHSPTNDVQPGRFSASSLTASGQESSNGTDRKTELSELEDGSAADWRRGVDPMSSRNAIGGGGIGHQKRKPDIMLPLFARPGMYPDAHSPFAVSPLPGRGGVLNVPISPALSLTPTIFSYSPSPGLSPFTSSSCFSFNPEEMKHYLHSQACSVFNYHLSPRTFPRYPGLMVPPLQCQMHPEESTQFSIKLQPPPVGRKNRERVESSEESAPVTTPTMASIPPRIKVEPASEKDPESLRQSAREKEEHTQEEGTVPSRTIEEEKGTIFARPAAPPIWPSVPISTPSEEPLEVTEDIEDRPGKEPSAPEKKEDALMPPKLRLKRRWNDDPEARELSKSGKFLWNGSGPQGLATAAADA